One genomic window of Providencia hangzhouensis includes the following:
- a CDS encoding fimbria/pilus periplasmic chaperone yields MMNNMMKNKLMNKKNAHKAVFALAGVVLISTTLSSAQAAVALDRTRAIITGDEKSISLNISNENKQLPYLAQGWVENEKGEKISDPFTVLPPVQRVEPGAKSQIKIQALPSAASLPQDRESVYYFNLREIPPKSDKPNTLQLALQTRIKLFYRPKSIIPTREQMDNPWQEKVTLTRQGNQYTINNPTAYYVSFVDAVPNKNGQTVAGFEPVMVAPKSSKALNVSADALGNKPVLTYINDYGGRPTLSFTCQGNSCHVVPEKK; encoded by the coding sequence ATGATGAATAACATGATGAAAAACAAATTGATGAACAAAAAAAATGCCCATAAAGCAGTATTCGCATTGGCTGGTGTTGTGTTGATTTCAACAACGCTATCTTCTGCTCAAGCGGCAGTTGCCTTAGACAGAACTCGAGCGATTATTACGGGAGACGAAAAATCGATCAGTTTAAACATCAGCAACGAAAACAAACAATTACCTTATCTCGCTCAAGGTTGGGTGGAAAATGAGAAAGGTGAAAAAATAAGCGACCCATTTACGGTATTGCCACCGGTACAGCGTGTTGAGCCGGGGGCAAAAAGCCAAATCAAAATCCAAGCTCTGCCAAGTGCCGCTTCTCTGCCGCAAGACAGAGAATCGGTGTATTACTTTAATTTGCGTGAGATTCCACCGAAAAGTGATAAACCCAATACGCTGCAACTGGCATTACAGACACGTATTAAATTGTTTTATCGACCAAAATCAATCATTCCAACACGTGAACAAATGGATAATCCATGGCAGGAAAAAGTGACTCTTACGCGTCAGGGTAACCAGTATACGATTAATAACCCAACTGCCTATTACGTTTCTTTTGTCGATGCTGTCCCCAACAAAAATGGGCAGACAGTCGCAGGGTTTGAGCCCGTAATGGTTGCACCCAAAAGCAGCAAAGCACTGAACGTCAGTGCAGACGCATTAGGTAATAAACCTGTGCTGACCTATATCAATGATTATGGTGGTCGCCCAACACTGTCGTTTACATGTCAGGGAAATAGCTGCCATGTGGTACCTGAAAAAAAATAG
- a CDS encoding MarR family winged helix-turn-helix transcriptional regulator produces MKEIKKMSDKDFVDTLIQEWLETVPTLDLSGLPIIARIVRMSHYISQFIDANLACYNLNVGEFEVLAALARNPDRQLSPKELQKKILISSGGLSNRINRLEEKKFIVRIPDPADRRGVIVKITPEGRKLTLEAVETHVAIEKSLVQGLDDENKDQLAMLLKKLIQSQKSELNEKNGA; encoded by the coding sequence ATGAAAGAAATCAAAAAAATGTCAGATAAAGACTTTGTTGATACACTAATACAAGAGTGGCTGGAAACCGTCCCTACATTAGACTTGAGTGGTTTGCCTATTATCGCCCGCATAGTACGCATGAGCCATTATATTTCTCAATTTATTGATGCCAATCTCGCTTGTTATAATCTAAATGTGGGTGAGTTTGAGGTACTAGCAGCACTTGCTAGGAATCCTGATCGTCAGCTTTCACCAAAAGAACTTCAAAAAAAAATCCTTATTTCCTCCGGTGGGTTATCTAACCGAATTAATCGATTAGAAGAAAAGAAATTTATTGTTAGAATTCCAGATCCTGCGGATAGACGTGGTGTGATTGTAAAAATAACACCAGAGGGACGAAAGCTAACCCTTGAAGCTGTGGAAACTCACGTCGCGATTGAAAAATCATTAGTTCAAGGATTAGATGACGAAAATAAAGATCAACTCGCAATGCTACTGAAAAAACTTATTCAATCACAAAAATCTGAGCTCAACGAAAAAAATGGGGCTTAA
- a CDS encoding fimbrial protein: MIMWNNNQIKHWMAGFIMVMSISSAQANWAFDGTLIIPPVCQLSHDDPIKVSFGKVGVRKINGTAFKQSIPFQLNCVGDMTQPWDISLIFGGTPAGSGFDNATLRTVTPLNNGKLGIQIQKNGQPQPLNEAFLINAASLPSLSAVPVMRSGSELVGDNFTASGTLTIIFE, translated from the coding sequence ATGATTATGTGGAATAACAATCAAATTAAGCATTGGATGGCAGGATTTATAATGGTGATGTCCATATCTTCAGCGCAAGCAAATTGGGCATTTGATGGCACGTTAATTATTCCTCCTGTTTGCCAATTAAGCCATGACGACCCAATAAAAGTTTCATTCGGTAAAGTGGGTGTACGAAAAATCAACGGTACCGCCTTCAAGCAATCTATTCCTTTTCAATTAAATTGTGTTGGCGATATGACACAACCGTGGGATATCAGCTTGATATTCGGAGGAACACCTGCAGGAAGTGGATTTGATAATGCGACATTAAGAACAGTGACACCGTTGAATAATGGCAAATTAGGAATTCAAATTCAAAAAAATGGCCAACCTCAACCATTGAATGAAGCCTTTTTGATTAATGCGGCTTCATTACCATCCCTTTCAGCCGTTCCTGTCATGCGTTCAGGAAGCGAACTTGTAGGGGATAATTTTACTGCATCAGGCACGTTAACCATTATTTTTGAATAG
- a CDS encoding fimbrial protein has translation MANTSRMLRYVGLGSLALNLFSSMAMGTALNKVDSWDVDGSHGTLYVHGALTESACRLAMSSAYQTINLGTVGTGQLQHVGQTGNPVAIELRLEDCLSGESRSRTAQGNLLWSQQMPSMKIRFLAPIDTQDPRLAAVIGVQGIGLQLSNAARSPINLGEYSTPQLVSPGQNQLTYYVTPVRTSAQLNAGAYQALIRFQVSYE, from the coding sequence ATGGCAAACACAAGCAGGATGCTCCGTTATGTGGGCTTAGGAAGTTTAGCGCTGAATTTATTCAGTAGCATGGCGATGGGAACAGCCCTAAATAAAGTTGATAGCTGGGATGTAGATGGTTCACATGGCACGCTATATGTCCATGGAGCTTTGACGGAAAGTGCTTGTCGTTTAGCAATGTCATCAGCATATCAAACTATTAATTTAGGTACTGTGGGTACAGGACAGCTTCAGCATGTTGGGCAAACTGGTAACCCTGTTGCGATTGAACTGCGTTTAGAAGATTGTCTAAGTGGTGAAAGTCGCAGCCGCACTGCACAGGGGAATCTTTTGTGGAGCCAACAAATGCCGTCAATGAAGATCCGCTTTTTGGCTCCTATAGATACCCAAGACCCGCGCTTGGCAGCTGTTATCGGTGTTCAGGGGATTGGCCTGCAATTAAGTAATGCAGCGCGTTCACCAATTAACTTAGGTGAGTACAGTACACCACAATTGGTTTCACCTGGGCAAAACCAATTAACTTACTATGTAACGCCAGTACGTACCTCTGCTCAACTAAATGCTGGAGCTTATCAGGCGTTAATTAGATTCCAGGTAAGTTATGAATAG
- a CDS encoding fimbrial protein, whose translation MNIKRNMSFAFSLWFLGATAAFSANVEFDGTLIEDACDVYPGDESIELDFGTIVDKYLYLNTQTNSQPFTIRLINCDLALGHEVKVTFIGAESSALPGLLALDAGSQATGVAVGIESISGAAIKINSGSYTQGLYTGNNNDLRFQAYVRAEPVALQNKSIVLGSWAASATFKLDYE comes from the coding sequence ATGAATATTAAACGTAATATGAGCTTTGCCTTTAGCTTATGGTTTTTGGGTGCCACTGCGGCTTTTTCTGCAAATGTGGAGTTTGATGGCACGCTAATTGAAGATGCTTGTGACGTTTATCCGGGCGACGAATCGATTGAATTAGATTTCGGTACGATAGTGGATAAATACCTGTATCTAAATACTCAAACAAATAGCCAACCTTTTACCATTCGCTTAATCAATTGCGATTTAGCATTAGGCCATGAAGTGAAAGTCACATTTATTGGCGCAGAAAGTTCAGCTTTACCTGGTTTATTGGCATTAGATGCAGGAAGCCAAGCAACTGGCGTGGCTGTTGGTATTGAAAGTATTTCCGGTGCGGCAATCAAAATTAATAGTGGCAGTTATACCCAAGGGTTATATACCGGAAATAATAATGACCTAAGATTTCAAGCGTATGTGAGAGCTGAGCCAGTTGCATTGCAAAATAAATCAATTGTGCTCGGTTCATGGGCTGCGAGTGCCACGTTCAAATTAGATTATGAGTAA
- a CDS encoding DMT family transporter, giving the protein MTMRKVSLVGITLALSAAFLWGTAGTAQSFVQGATAPYWIGAFRLLVACLFFHLLFFYRSASRQSLKINERQQSENSSNRSRRYWRYITIAGICMGLYNLTFFAGIKATGIAIGTATTIGSAPIWAGLMQAILLKKSPSLLWWLGTFCATAGGTWMVLSQSSSWQINTGGLLICLSAGFCYALYTLMSKKLVSIDSPLTITKHTFSIAIFIAVPIAWILAGTPTVSWVSIAVIFYLGLLTTGVAYLLYTQALKHISAPTGVALGLIEPIVAFFLAIVVAHENVNMFAIVGLCLILAGLWLVLKSEGRVSKKPN; this is encoded by the coding sequence ATGACGATGAGAAAAGTATCTTTAGTGGGTATCACACTAGCGCTAAGTGCCGCTTTTTTATGGGGTACTGCGGGGACGGCTCAAAGCTTTGTACAGGGTGCAACAGCACCTTACTGGATTGGTGCATTTAGATTACTTGTTGCGTGTTTATTCTTCCATTTGTTGTTTTTTTATCGTAGTGCAAGCCGCCAATCACTAAAAATAAATGAGCGACAGCAAAGCGAAAATTCTTCGAATAGGTCAAGGAGATATTGGCGATATATTACTATCGCAGGTATTTGTATGGGGTTATATAACTTAACGTTTTTTGCAGGTATAAAGGCGACAGGGATTGCTATTGGTACAGCAACAACTATTGGTAGCGCACCTATTTGGGCTGGCTTAATGCAGGCGATTCTTCTCAAGAAATCCCCATCTTTACTTTGGTGGCTTGGAACTTTTTGTGCGACGGCTGGAGGGACATGGATGGTTCTTTCTCAAAGTAGCAGTTGGCAAATCAATACGGGGGGCTTACTTATTTGTTTAAGTGCTGGCTTTTGCTATGCACTTTATACGTTGATGAGTAAGAAATTGGTTAGCATTGATTCTCCATTAACCATTACTAAGCATACATTCAGTATTGCTATATTTATCGCGGTTCCAATTGCTTGGATACTAGCGGGAACGCCAACTGTCAGTTGGGTGAGCATTGCAGTCATATTTTATCTTGGATTATTAACAACTGGAGTGGCTTATCTTTTATATACTCAAGCTTTGAAACATATTAGTGCTCCAACAGGAGTGGCATTGGGTTTAATTGAACCAATTGTGGCATTTTTCCTGGCGATCGTTGTTGCCCATGAAAATGTTAATATGTTTGCTATAGTAGGGCTATGTTTGATTTTGGCTGGGTTATGGTTAGTTTTAAAGTCTGAGGGACGGGTCAGTAAAAAACCTAACTAA
- a CDS encoding fimbrial protein: MRGAYFLTICFKAIVLVGVILFGALISLSFSYKAIAANLSTNIQIRVTVYGEPECTLGGATTTSVDFGDIHQAKIDGAYGRSPINYNLICNGLYKNTLKMTLRWTDRQINGESSVTTNLPNLGIAIYRDGTRLSNGATLNFNYGNSPALYAVPVKPTGVNLTSGGDFTGNLTMVLDYQ; encoded by the coding sequence ATGAGAGGAGCTTATTTTCTTACGATATGCTTTAAAGCGATTGTCCTAGTTGGGGTAATTCTCTTTGGTGCTCTGATTTCACTCAGCTTTTCTTACAAAGCTATCGCTGCGAATCTCAGCACTAATATCCAAATTCGTGTGACGGTATACGGTGAGCCGGAATGTACCCTTGGCGGTGCAACAACGACTTCTGTAGATTTTGGCGATATACATCAGGCAAAGATTGACGGTGCTTATGGGCGCTCACCTATCAATTACAACTTGATATGTAATGGCTTATATAAGAATACATTAAAGATGACGCTGAGATGGACTGATAGGCAAATTAATGGTGAGTCATCCGTGACGACCAATCTCCCGAATTTAGGTATTGCCATTTACCGTGATGGAACCCGACTCAGCAATGGCGCGACACTCAATTTTAATTATGGGAATTCGCCTGCTTTGTATGCCGTCCCCGTTAAACCTACAGGGGTAAACTTAACATCAGGTGGGGATTTTACGGGCAATCTCACGATGGTATTGGATTACCAATAG
- a CDS encoding outer membrane usher protein, giving the protein MMTLNFIHTPVLQITRPCRLGLLVALAISFGGHASDIKFNMDMLDVNDRNNIDLSQFARPGYLMPGEYSFTVFLNKQSMPEETVFYYAPEGESNESLPCLSPALVEKFGIKPELMSTLKWWHEGQCLSLESLPGTEVKADLATSAMYISLPQAYLEYTAENWDPPARWEEGLPGALFDYNLNAQVGQQTRSGQQTNYSTSGNGVAGVNLGAWRVRADWQMRIDKQQGQSTTTSLDWTRYYVYRAIKSLGAKLTLGEDYLTSDIFDSFRFTGLSLITDTNMLPPNLRGYAPEITGVAKSNATVIVSQQGRIIYQTQVAAGPFRIQDLNDALAGQIDVEVKEQDGSTQTFTVNTASVPYLTRPGQLRYKLAAGRPTNWRHHVSGDTFASGEFSWGVNNGWSLYGGGIGAENYASAAIGIGRDLMVFGALSFDITHARAHLTNLGDIGNKTYRGSSYRLSYSKRFDTYNSQVTFAGYRFSEQGFMSMSEYLDAQETGARQYNSKEMYTISYNQQFSELGLSAFINYYHQTYWDQPDNDRYSISLARYFDIGKWKNLSLNLTAYRNRYRENNDDGVYASLTVPWGEKSSISYNSSWDKNDNSQRVSYYSTIDERNNYQLSTGWARSGALVSGYYTHQGDLAQLNANATYQQDRYRSAGFSLQGGFTATEKGAVLHRGSQIGGTRIFVDTDGVPNIPLRGYGSIVRTNRFGQAVISDVNSYYRNQISVDLNALPDEAQVSQSIKQGTLTEGAIGYRQFDVVAGNSAMALLRLSDNSTPPFGAIVLNGRGQQVGMVGDDGNTYLTGLNAKDILQVRWDDQVQCEITLPDTLPEDEYLQASWLLPCHKPGAKAASPATIKTQSASRALEAMPRASELVVPVVERTAPKESSRWLQK; this is encoded by the coding sequence ATGATGACCCTGAATTTCATTCACACGCCTGTGTTACAGATAACTCGGCCTTGCAGATTAGGGCTTTTAGTCGCGTTGGCTATTAGCTTTGGTGGTCACGCATCCGATATTAAATTTAATATGGATATGCTAGACGTCAATGATCGTAACAACATTGATCTAAGCCAATTTGCGCGTCCAGGCTATCTCATGCCTGGTGAATACAGTTTTACGGTTTTCTTAAACAAGCAAAGCATGCCGGAAGAAACTGTCTTTTACTATGCACCTGAAGGTGAGTCGAATGAAAGCCTCCCTTGCCTGAGCCCTGCTTTAGTTGAAAAATTCGGTATCAAACCTGAATTGATGTCGACGTTAAAGTGGTGGCACGAAGGACAATGTTTATCGCTTGAAAGTTTACCCGGAACTGAAGTTAAAGCCGACCTTGCAACTTCGGCTATGTATATTAGTTTGCCGCAAGCCTACCTCGAATATACCGCTGAGAATTGGGATCCTCCTGCACGCTGGGAAGAAGGATTACCCGGCGCATTGTTTGATTACAACTTAAATGCACAAGTGGGCCAACAAACCCGCTCAGGACAACAAACCAACTACAGTACCAGCGGTAATGGGGTTGCTGGCGTTAACTTGGGTGCTTGGCGTGTTCGTGCTGACTGGCAAATGCGTATTGATAAACAGCAAGGGCAAAGCACGACCACATCACTAGATTGGACTCGTTATTATGTCTACCGAGCAATCAAATCCTTAGGCGCAAAACTCACCTTAGGTGAAGATTATTTAACCTCTGATATTTTTGATAGTTTCAGATTTACAGGGCTTAGCCTGATTACCGATACCAATATGCTACCACCTAATCTACGTGGATACGCACCAGAAATTACTGGGGTAGCAAAAAGTAATGCAACCGTCATCGTGAGCCAACAAGGACGCATTATCTATCAAACTCAAGTCGCTGCGGGCCCATTCCGTATCCAAGACCTAAATGATGCATTAGCTGGGCAAATCGATGTTGAAGTTAAAGAACAAGACGGCTCAACACAGACTTTCACTGTAAATACTGCAAGTGTTCCATATTTAACACGCCCGGGGCAACTGCGTTACAAATTAGCCGCAGGGCGCCCAACAAATTGGCGCCATCATGTTAGTGGCGATACCTTTGCAAGTGGCGAATTCTCTTGGGGGGTTAACAACGGCTGGTCACTGTATGGTGGTGGAATTGGTGCAGAAAACTATGCATCCGCGGCTATAGGGATTGGTCGTGACTTAATGGTATTCGGCGCATTGTCATTCGATATTACTCATGCTCGGGCACATTTAACCAACTTAGGTGATATTGGCAATAAAACGTATCGCGGGAGCTCGTATCGTTTAAGTTACTCTAAACGTTTTGATACTTATAACAGCCAAGTGACATTTGCAGGATATCGATTCTCTGAGCAAGGTTTTATGAGTATGTCTGAGTATTTGGATGCGCAGGAAACAGGTGCACGCCAATACAACAGCAAAGAAATGTATACCATCTCTTATAACCAACAATTTTCAGAGTTAGGGCTAAGTGCATTCATCAATTATTACCATCAAACCTATTGGGATCAACCGGATAACGACCGCTATAGTATTTCGTTAGCTCGCTATTTTGATATTGGGAAATGGAAGAATCTTAGCCTCAACTTGACGGCATATCGAAATCGTTATCGTGAAAACAATGATGATGGCGTATACGCGTCACTCACAGTGCCTTGGGGTGAAAAAAGTTCCATTAGTTATAACAGTAGCTGGGATAAAAATGATAACTCACAGCGCGTGAGTTACTACAGCACCATCGATGAAAGAAATAACTATCAGTTAAGTACCGGATGGGCACGTTCAGGTGCACTTGTGAGCGGCTATTACACTCATCAGGGAGACTTAGCACAGCTCAACGCGAATGCAACTTACCAACAAGACCGTTATCGATCTGCGGGGTTCTCTTTACAAGGTGGTTTCACCGCAACGGAGAAAGGTGCCGTACTGCATCGTGGTAGCCAAATTGGTGGTACTCGCATATTTGTTGATACCGATGGAGTACCTAATATCCCATTACGTGGTTACGGCTCGATTGTGCGCACTAACCGCTTTGGACAAGCCGTTATTAGTGACGTGAATAGCTATTACCGTAACCAAATTAGCGTTGATTTGAATGCATTACCAGATGAAGCGCAAGTGTCTCAATCTATAAAACAAGGCACTTTAACGGAAGGGGCAATTGGCTACCGTCAATTTGATGTTGTCGCAGGAAACAGTGCGATGGCGTTGTTAAGGCTGTCGGACAATAGCACACCACCTTTCGGGGCAATTGTCTTAAACGGTCGTGGTCAGCAAGTCGGTATGGTGGGTGATGATGGAAATACCTATCTCACTGGTTTAAACGCAAAAGATATCTTGCAAGTTCGTTGGGATGACCAAGTGCAGTGTGAAATCACACTCCCTGATACCTTGCCAGAAGATGAATATTTACAGGCAAGCTGGTTATTACCGTGCCACAAACCGGGAGCAAAAGCCGCATCGCCAGCGACCATAAAGACACAATCAGCGAGTCGTGCATTAGAAGCAATGCCGAGAGCATCAGAACTCGTTGTGCCTGTTGTTGAAAGAACAGCGCCAAAGGAGTCAAGCCGCTGGTTACAAAAATAA
- a CDS encoding fimbrial protein — protein sequence MKLYRYLLSVCMMLSLFSQSQASTLGIQLKGRLLVTPPECILNNNQQETIHFGDILLPRIDGVQYKRTVPMRLSCTNLAKNAIKLTLVGDGTSFNSNGALKTSNPKLGLSFYVNNAKQVINQPFNVLYTALPTLEVAPVKNSNANFTNTDGGFFTALATLKIEYQ from the coding sequence ATGAAATTATACCGTTATCTTCTCTCGGTCTGCATGATGCTTAGCCTGTTTAGCCAAAGCCAAGCATCAACACTTGGTATCCAGCTAAAAGGTCGATTATTGGTGACACCGCCCGAGTGTATTTTGAATAACAACCAACAAGAAACTATACATTTTGGCGATATATTGCTCCCACGTATTGATGGAGTTCAATACAAGCGTACTGTACCGATGAGACTCAGCTGCACAAATCTAGCGAAAAACGCTATAAAGCTCACGCTTGTCGGCGATGGAACATCATTTAATAGCAATGGCGCATTGAAAACGAGTAACCCAAAACTCGGTCTTTCCTTTTATGTGAACAATGCTAAGCAAGTTATTAACCAGCCTTTCAATGTGTTATATACAGCGCTGCCAACCTTAGAGGTTGCCCCAGTAAAAAACAGTAATGCCAATTTTACAAATACCGATGGCGGATTTTTTACAGCACTGGCAACACTGAAAATTGAGTATCAGTGA